A window of bacterium contains these coding sequences:
- a CDS encoding right-handed parallel beta-helix repeat-containing protein produces MAQGRAVAAAVAAFSAISVSARGAEIVVAPSGGDYTSIQAALDAADAGDTVTVLSGTYREAPVFPRSGSEASGSITLRAGPGETAVVDPQAEGDVITVADRSYVRIVGFEITNSHAGAGIMVRGKGDRIEIADNRIYGLPGADAIGIMILGDDPVPLSGIVVSGNEIHDCEPAPSEALVLNGNVSGFEVVDNVVRDVNNIGIDFIGGESWTGNHGVARDGVCRGNRVYRARSVYGGGYAAGIYVDGGRDIVIEGNLVHECDLGIEIGAENPGYTVTGVVVRNNVVYANDKAGIVFGGYEAELGRVDGCEFSGNTLYHNDTLADGNGEFAVNWAEGNRVRNNIVVAGPQNLLIRAETGSVDNGFDWNLYYADAGAEAVAVDWQGVRYTGFEQYRAAVGQDQHSGFADPLLDAPAAGAVRLAGGSPAIQAGDMESPDLLGAADCYGNPRVRGGRVDIGAAEADILPGAGSGDYDGDGTADVAVFRPSSGAWLVRGLTRTWFGGDGDLPVPRDYSGNGTWEPAVFRPSSGRWSVRGLTSAFYGVSTDVPVPADYDGDGSVDIAVFRPAGGKWLVRGGLQAYYGISTDVAVPGDYGGDGTAAVAVFRPSAGRWLVRGGTGAYYGSSADTVVPGDYDGDGTWNFAVFRPFSGRWLVRYGPAAYWGASGDAVQPADYDGDGTWDFAVFRPAAGKWLVRGVTSPYYGASTDVPVANP; encoded by the coding sequence ATGGCGCAGGGCAGGGCAGTTGCGGCGGCGGTGGCGGCGTTCTCGGCGATCTCGGTTTCCGCCCGGGGGGCCGAGATCGTGGTGGCGCCGTCCGGAGGCGATTATACCTCCATCCAGGCCGCCCTGGACGCCGCCGACGCCGGCGATACCGTCACCGTTCTCTCCGGGACCTACCGGGAGGCGCCGGTCTTCCCCCGGAGCGGTTCGGAGGCTTCCGGCTCTATCACCCTGCGGGCCGGACCGGGGGAGACGGCGGTGGTCGACCCCCAGGCCGAGGGCGACGTCATTACGGTCGCTGACCGCTCCTACGTCCGGATCGTCGGTTTCGAAATCACCAATTCCCATGCCGGCGCCGGCATCATGGTCCGGGGGAAGGGCGACCGGATCGAGATCGCAGACAACCGGATTTACGGCCTGCCCGGCGCCGACGCGATCGGGATCATGATCCTGGGCGACGACCCGGTTCCCCTTTCCGGGATCGTCGTTTCCGGCAACGAGATCCACGACTGCGAACCCGCGCCCAGCGAAGCGCTGGTGTTGAACGGGAACGTCTCCGGCTTCGAGGTCGTCGACAACGTCGTCCGCGACGTGAACAACATCGGCATCGACTTCATCGGGGGGGAGAGTTGGACCGGGAACCACGGCGTGGCCCGGGACGGGGTCTGCCGGGGGAACCGCGTCTACCGCGCCCGTTCCGTCTACGGGGGCGGCTACGCCGCCGGGATCTACGTCGACGGCGGCCGCGACATCGTCATCGAGGGCAACCTGGTCCACGAGTGCGATCTGGGGATCGAGATCGGAGCGGAAAACCCCGGGTACACCGTTACCGGGGTGGTCGTCCGCAACAACGTCGTCTATGCCAACGACAAGGCCGGGATCGTCTTCGGAGGGTACGAAGCGGAACTGGGCCGGGTCGACGGCTGCGAATTTTCGGGGAACACCCTCTACCACAACGACACCCTCGCGGACGGCAACGGCGAATTCGCCGTCAACTGGGCCGAAGGGAACCGGGTCCGGAACAATATCGTCGTGGCCGGCCCCCAGAACCTCCTCATCCGCGCCGAGACCGGAAGCGTCGACAACGGTTTCGACTGGAACCTCTATTACGCCGACGCCGGCGCGGAGGCCGTCGCCGTCGACTGGCAGGGGGTCCGGTACACGGGCTTCGAGCAGTACCGAGCCGCCGTCGGGCAGGACCAGCACTCCGGTTTCGCCGACCCTCTCCTGGACGCGCCGGCCGCGGGCGCGGTCCGTCTCGCCGGGGGGTCCCCGGCCATCCAAGCCGGGGACATGGAGTCTCCGGATCTGCTGGGCGCGGCCGACTGCTACGGTAACCCCCGCGTCCGGGGAGGGAGGGTCGATATCGGCGCCGCCGAAGCCGATATTCTCCCCGGCGCCGGCTCCGGCGACTACGACGGGGACGGCACCGCCGACGTCGCCGTCTTCCGGCCGTCGTCGGGGGCCTGGCTGGTCCGGGGCCTGACCCGGACCTGGTTCGGGGGCGACGGCGACCTGCCCGTGCCCCGGGACTACTCCGGGAACGGGACCTGGGAGCCGGCGGTCTTCCGGCCGTCTTCGGGCAGATGGTCGGTCCGGGGCCTGACCTCGGCCTTCTACGGGGTTTCCACGGACGTCCCGGTCCCGGCGGACTACGACGGTGACGGGAGCGTCGATATCGCCGTCTTCCGCCCGGCGGGGGGAAAATGGCTGGTCCGCGGCGGCCTTCAGGCCTACTACGGGATCTCCACCGACGTCGCCGTCCCCGGGGATTACGGCGGGGACGGCACTGCCGCCGTCGCCGTCTTCCGGCCCTCGGCCGGCCGCTGGCTGGTGCGGGGGGGGACCGGGGCCTACTACGGTTCTTCCGCCGACACCGTCGTTCCCGGAGATTACGACGGGGACGGGACCTGGAACTTCGCGGTCTTCAGGCCGTTTTCCGGCCGTTGGCTGGTCAGGTACGGCCCCGCCGCCTACTGGGGGGCATCGGGGGACGCGGTCCAGCCGGCCGACTACGACGGGGACGGGACCTGGGACTTCGCCGTCTTCCGCCCGGCGGCGGGGAAATGGCTGGTGCGTGGGGTGACTTCCCCCTACTACGGCGCCTCCACCGACGTCCCCGTCGCCAACCCCTAA
- a CDS encoding MBL fold metallo-hydrolase: MNRNRSKTAATMSPGWEPIPGARQAWLYSYLRKPLVFSCNSYLIRTPGALAVIDPGGLPEQTEAILAVLKNLLREKPRPVYVLLTHCHVDHALEAVSNAKWRELTGTVVAIHEIGAESLRAADRRITQAQILGQDLAPFAADIPLRPVPGGNGHGGLARTSLALDSGNTMEVYAVAGHSPDSVCFRLGSALFCGDLLAATAPLIAGAPGWNREELMASARGLVRLYARGGIETCYPGHGRPLRGEAIETALERVVEEAADLEGIEVADAGRVNYISDYAQELFAEMGAVFALIQKKIHTLARRLRQFEEWGAAREIARVLDSKQVAQLLRDFRNFRERYLAGEVIEVQVALKAIQLIRGIGRLLETEGLDRIVEPHLLRLAATLVGDFIDTSKGLGPPEDAEATDPEALFAAVRAEVTRRPGTGASLEEIPDDPEGFREYLIGVLVADPACRRLALEFRACGKKLSPIRIDRRRFLDAVAALLEELAAAGAVSLVFAWSDSPMGPGLGIEAGFAADGARPGETAFRSHRRRLRLAGAGMDVRALPGGLGIDFSFRTAPERSSAKISY; encoded by the coding sequence ATGAACCGAAATCGATCCAAGACCGCCGCCACGATGTCCCCGGGCTGGGAACCGATCCCGGGGGCGCGCCAGGCATGGCTCTATTCCTACCTGCGCAAGCCCCTGGTCTTTTCCTGCAACTCCTACCTCATCCGAACGCCCGGCGCCCTCGCGGTCATCGACCCCGGAGGGCTGCCGGAGCAGACCGAAGCCATCCTGGCGGTGCTGAAAAACCTGCTCCGGGAAAAACCGCGGCCGGTCTACGTCCTTCTCACCCACTGCCACGTCGACCACGCCCTGGAGGCGGTCTCCAATGCCAAATGGCGTGAGCTGACGGGAACGGTCGTGGCCATCCACGAAATCGGGGCCGAATCCCTGCGGGCGGCCGACCGCAGGATCACGCAGGCCCAGATCCTGGGACAGGACCTGGCTCCGTTCGCGGCCGATATCCCGCTGCGCCCCGTCCCCGGGGGTAACGGCCACGGCGGCCTCGCTCGGACATCGCTTGCCCTGGACTCCGGCAACACCATGGAAGTCTACGCCGTTGCGGGCCACAGCCCGGACAGCGTCTGCTTCCGCCTGGGAAGCGCCCTCTTCTGCGGCGACCTGCTCGCCGCCACCGCTCCCCTCATCGCCGGAGCCCCGGGCTGGAACCGGGAGGAACTGATGGCCTCGGCGCGGGGGCTCGTGCGCCTGTACGCCCGGGGCGGTATCGAGACCTGCTACCCCGGCCACGGCCGGCCGCTCCGGGGGGAAGCGATCGAAACCGCCCTCGAACGAGTCGTCGAGGAAGCCGCCGACCTCGAAGGCATCGAGGTCGCCGACGCCGGGCGCGTAAACTATATCTCCGACTACGCCCAGGAACTTTTCGCGGAGATGGGGGCGGTCTTCGCCCTCATCCAGAAGAAAATCCATACCCTGGCCCGCCGCCTGCGGCAGTTCGAAGAGTGGGGCGCCGCCCGCGAAATCGCCCGCGTCCTGGATTCGAAACAGGTCGCCCAGCTTTTGCGCGATTTCCGAAACTTCCGGGAACGCTATCTGGCCGGGGAGGTGATCGAAGTCCAGGTCGCCCTGAAAGCGATCCAGCTCATCCGTGGAATCGGACGCCTGTTGGAAACCGAGGGGCTGGACCGGATCGTCGAACCCCACCTGCTGCGCCTGGCGGCGACCCTGGTCGGCGATTTCATCGACACCTCCAAGGGCCTGGGGCCGCCGGAGGACGCGGAGGCGACGGACCCGGAGGCACTGTTCGCGGCCGTCCGCGCCGAGGTCACGCGCCGCCCCGGAACGGGGGCGAGCCTGGAGGAAATCCCCGACGATCCCGAGGGGTTCCGGGAATATCTCATCGGCGTGCTCGTCGCGGACCCGGCTTGCCGGCGCCTCGCCCTCGAATTCCGGGCCTGCGGAAAGAAGCTCTCCCCGATTCGGATCGACCGGCGGCGCTTCCTCGACGCCGTGGCGGCGCTGCTGGAAGAACTGGCGGCGGCGGGGGCGGTTTCTCTCGTCTTTGCCTGGTCGGACTCTCCCATGGGGCCGGGGCTCGGCATCGAAGCCGGGTTCGCCGCGGACGGCGCACGGCCCGGGGAAACGGCGTTCCGGTCTCATCGTCGGCGGCTGCGCCTCGCCGGCGCCGGAATGGACGTCCGGGCCTTGCCCGGGGGCCTCGGTATCGATTTCAGCTTCCGAACAGCGCCGGAAAGATCTTCCGCGAAGATTTCTTACTGA